A genome region from Microplitis demolitor isolate Queensland-Clemson2020A chromosome 1, iyMicDemo2.1a, whole genome shotgun sequence includes the following:
- the LOC103570211 gene encoding cilia- and flagella-associated protein 43-like: MPSLRGPRHEEEPDQDQDQDQDQDAQDGRDGEDREEEEKIGYRHGDWTSAWIRGGEISQAVWVDKQVLVWCSGVHLVFYDVESNRETVYLCSEADGVCSIAGKVSLQLLAFAERCSRPRILVYKYPEMKLLAKCQEGTELAYLSTAFATDYLVSLTSSPTYSLVIWAWRTGEKLYETETPIWDFKSQIIRVSESPSISIAQLGDSGKLFVWKLISGSKIFMTGEEIILPSEATPVYLDWSPDAELAIVDRHGHVYISNKEGINRVVLSQHCGICSVYEVPSICWFQGGLMLKTTFCQMRLYKKNQQNVWQRQQYLKSNLKPHILLPHPADSQKLFYFTTEGYLMQLDLNDKELLTHVKLYYGRIYQFVDLIYPWGHHAALIDNNCLSIISLTDGNAVSSLALEINGLVTNLKSHVDFPLVALTSDAGELALVAVHIPDHPSLLFKYNLQRQSLDLIKFSACGRHVVAAEASGNCYCVSIGEDPSSVACLKINQRVIDINCFADKITGDIKIIALILTSSQAETGHCLMIYRVPEGFEELIELPKSYQALNFVGNELKLIATPYLSREIYVFRLEGSRLCLVDFLVTEHQLRHLKLDGNRFCVTAAGSDGMITIFSERDYSKYIILLSHHRKDLGVSRAICSVSVDSVIALGRDGSLVCLKSPVTSSYNTKNNTNFDDYFSLNPGIYQLLSRECLKIPVDSNQTWEEWNSEREKLKEELECRKKKMEIKSELLELKNKIQKMLDKNQNSKEIERLPVGFFDLARFPREQKIKAGKEEREDLRLKFKFECDAMDKVSKWIKINFWDPHKVKPKSVYSFSDTVITNYPSIEDPADEGVLEWIDGLEESVKMNVNTRINSVGRESKHYSLVKSTYKSSKDEKSVIESLMIDDDELEDQELRLREERATQGTTTHRFIQTHFQHSQFDNYCLEEFSFVNKCFLQDIRRLEDYFNEMFGKIFDDKRKEVAKIEELKKKLKFISTEMKLVFDKTLLVDDFEHQWRGEENPESVIRLKVGLDEVRSEVGMDDGKQEYVNVNADAEAERIRLKELTDEFREKTMAMMDGVDMRWEDLFMKEITRPRCMEVKSPEQYDVQDVLTVEKYEKQVFALNFQREKYRRILENDFQNTAKNLKETISDFNKRCHDFFEVKIKIDAAIGQINLLRYRGFISFAKKFEMRYEIQRIEKLIGNKKAAIEIIFENNSELQKLIFELKDKRRIIENEEKNFLEKVRKEFIGKYGKLIFEAMKKYLKSQFPARASANDLHELAKCVRGEKFEYLFEDDCVDYLKRIELMEEPEDLPEFISPEHWNYFVGFKRKKVEIELRLRANSIEISEIEVGVSNNKIKIRRLEEDVGKLEDKVRRLTDKLIEFDLNIEIQLVMEMRQVEIDLCASREDAKNADLIPRERVEEVIKKVITAAEYKLKILQKVTSFNRGLVIKEWEHKVLRMRMDDFFSELRDVKTFVVTKDTRVLLRRMFEGLKDDKTPQQLARELAAIKNTHDKFLKQALARVREIEAKVQAVRKDNQRLDKKITHMNAAEVEVKEEIEVLDGNGLKMDDKK; the protein is encoded by the exons ATGCCGAGCTTAAGAGGACCACGACACGAAGAGGAACcagaccaagaccaagaccaagaccaagaccaagacgCTCAAGATGGAAGAGACGGTGAAGAtcgagaagaagaagaaaagatAGGTTATAG ACATGGAGACTGGACATCTGCTTGGATACGAGGCGGAGAGATTTCTCAAGCCGTTTGGGTTGATAAGCAAGTCCTCGTCTGGTGCTCGGGGGTTCACCTGGTCTTCTATGACGTTGAGAGTAACCGAGAGACCGTTTATTTGTGCTCAGAAGCCGATGGGGTTTGTTCTATCGCCGGAAAAGTTTCTCTTCAGCTACTGGCATTCGCCGAGAGATGCTCGAGGCCCAGAATACTTGTCTACAAATATCCAGAGATGAAGTTGTTGGCCAAGTGCCAAGAAGGTACAGAGCTTGCTTATCTATCAACTGCATttgctactgattatttagTATCTTTAACATCTTCCCCCACTTATTCGCTGGTCATCTGGGCCTGGAGAACTGGAGAAAAATTATACGAAACCGAAACTCCGATCTGGGACTTCAAGAGCCAGATAATACGAGTTTCTGAATCTCCATCGATTTCCATAGCCCAATTAGGAGACTCCGGGAAATTATTCGTGTGGAAACTGATATCtggttcaaaaatatttatgactgGAGAAGAAATAATCCTGCCCAGTGAAGCTACCCCAGTTTACCTTGACTGGTCACCAGATGCTGAGCTGGCAATTGTAGACAGACACGGACATGTCTACATCTCCAACAAAGAAGGGATAAATCGTGTCGTACTCTCCCAACACTGCGGAATTTGTTCAGTGTACGAAGTTCCCTCCATCTGCTGGTTCCAAGGCGGACTTATGCTCAAAACAACCTTCTGCCAAATGagattatacaaaaaaaatcagcagAACGTTTGGCAGCGGCAGCAGTACCTCAAGTCCAACTTGAAACCCCATATCCTTCTTCCCCACCCAGCTGacagtcaaaaattattttatttcaccacCGAAGGCTATTTGATGCAATTGGATTTAAATGACAAAGAATTACTGACTCATGTAAAATTATACTACGGCAGAATTTATCAGTTCGTCGATTTGATTTATCCCTGGGGTCACCATGCGGCTCTCATTGACAATAATTGCCTATCAATCATAAGTTTAACAGACGGCAACGCAGTAAGTAGCCTTGCTTTGGAAATAAACGGCCTCGTTACTAATCTCAAGTCCCATGTAGATTTCCCGCTCGTAGCATTGACTTCTGACGCTGGAGAGCTTGCTCTCGTAGCTGTGCACATTCCCGATCATCCTTCTTTACTCTTTAAGTACAATCTGCAGAGACAGAGCCTAGACTTGATCAAATTTTCCGCCTGCGGAAGACACGTCGTGGCCGCTGAAGCCTCCGGCAACTGCTACTGCGTCTCCATCGGTGAGGATCCGTCAAGTGTCGCctgtttgaaaataaatcaacGAGTCATAGACATCAATTGCTTTGCCGATAAGATCACTGGAGACATCAAAATAATTGCCCTGATCCTGACTTCCTCCCAAGCTGAGACAGGACACTGTCTGATGATCTACAGAGTCCCCGAAGGGTTCGAGGAATTAATTGAGCTACCAAAGTCCTACCAGGCTTTGAATTTTGTTGGCAACGAGTTGAAGCTGATAGCTACTCCCTATTTATCGcgagaaatatatgtatttaggTTGGAAGGGTCCAGGCTGTGTTTAGTTGATTTTTTGGTGACGGAGCATCAGCTGAGACACTTAAAACTAGACGGCAATCGTTTTTGTGTAACTGCAGCTGGCTCTGATGGGATGATAACTATTTTTAGTGAACGAGATTATTCcaagtatattattttattgtcacaCCACAGAAAGGATCTGGGAGTGTCTAGAGCAATTTGTAGCGTCTCTGTGGACTCGGTAATTGCCTTAGGACGTGATGGTTCTCTGGTATGTTTAAAATCTCCCGTTACTTCGAGTTAtaacactaaaaataatacaaattttgatgattatttttctttgaatcCTGGGATATATCAACTGCTCTCGCGGGAGTGCCTAAAAATTCCTGTGGACAGTAATCAGACCTGGGAAGAGTGGAACAGTGagcgggaaaaattaaaagaggAGCTGGAgtgcaggaaaaaaaaaatggaaatcaAGAGCGAGTTATTggaactgaaaaataaaatccagaagATGTTGGATAAGAATCAGAACTCCAAGGAAATAGAACGATTGCCTGTTGGCTTTTTTGATCTCGCGCGATTTCCAAGGGAACAAAAGATAAAGGCCGGTAAAGAAGAGCGCGAAGATCTGAGgctgaaattcaaatttgagtGCGATGCAATGGATAAAGTGTCCAAgtggattaaaataaacttttgggATCCACATAAAGTTAAACCCAAGTCAGTTTACTCGTTTAGTGACACTGTGATAACAAATTATCCGTCAATTGAGGACCCCGCGGACGAAGGAGTGCTTGAGTGGATTGATGGGCTCGAAGAAAGTGTAAAAATGAACGTTAATACCCGGATAAATAGTGTCGGCCGTGAATCAAAACACTATTCTCTTGTGAAAAGTACATACAAGAGTAGTAAAGATGAGAAATCAGTCATAGAGAGTCTGATGATTGATGACGACGAGCTAGAAGACCAAGAGTTGAGGCTCAGAGAAGAACGAGCCACTCAGGGGACAACGACCCACAGATTTATTCAGACTCACTTTCAGCATTCCCAGTTTGACAATTACTGTCTTGAGGAGTTTTCATTTGTCAATAAGTGTTTTCTGCAAGACATTCGGAGACTTGAAGATTATTTCAACGAAATGTTCGGGAAGATTTTCGATGACAAACGGAAAGAAGTCGCTAAGATCGAAGAACTGAAGAAGAAGTTGAAGTTCATCAGCACGGAAATGAAACTGGTGTTTGACAAAACGCTTTTGGTTGATGATTTTGAACACCAGTGGAGGGGAGAAGAAAATCCTGAGTCGGTCATTAGACTGAAAGTTGGACTCGACGAGGTTAGAAGTGAAGTCGGAATGGATGATGGTAAACAGGAGTATGTAAATGTTAATGCAGATGCAGAAGCTGAGAGAATCAGATTGAAGGAGTTGACTGATGAGTTTCGTGAGAAGACGATGGCGATGATGGACGGCGTTGATATGCGCTGGGAGGATCTTTTCATGAAGGAAATAACGCGACCTAGATGTATGGAAGTAAAGAGTCCTGAACAATATGACGTCCAAGATGTATTGACtgttgaaaaatatgaaaaacaaGTTTTTGCATTGAATTTTCAGCGGGAAAAGTACCGCAGGATTCTGGAAAATGATTTTCAGAACACtgctaaaaatttgaaagagaCAATAAGCGATTTCAATAAGCGCtgtcatgatttttttgaagttaaaATCAAAATCGACGCGGCTATTGGCCAGATAAATTTACTTCGTTATCGCGGGTTTATTTcttttgctaaaaaatttgaaatgcgGTATGAGATTcagagaattgaaaaattaattggcaACAAAAAGGCGgctattgaaattatttttgaaaacaattcAGAGcttcaaaaactaattttcgAATTGAAGGACAAGAGGCGAATTATcgaaaatgaagaaaaaaattttttggaaaaggTGCGAAAGGAATTTATCGGAAAatatggaaaattaatttttgaagctatgaaaaaatatttaaagtcacAGTTTCCAGCACGGGCGAGTGCTAATGACTTACACGAGCTAGCAAAGTGTGTGAGAGGTgagaaatttgaatatttatttgaagacGATTGCGTGGATTATTTAAAGAGGATTGAATTGATGGAAGAACCAGAAGATTTACCAGAATTTATTTCACCTGAGCAttggaattattttgttgGATTTAAGAGGAAGAAAGTAGAAATAGAATTAAGGTTGCGTGCTAATTCAATTGAGATAAGTGAGATTGAGGTAGGTgtcagtaataataaaataaaaatacgtagGCTGGAAGAAGACGTGGGCAAACTGGAGGATAAAGTGCGACGACTAACAGATAAACTGAtagaatttgatttaaatattgaaattcaattagTAATGGAAATGAGGCAAGTGGAGATTGATTTGTGTGCCAGCAGAGAAGACGCTAAAAATGCAGACCTAATTCCGCGTGAGCGAGTAGAGGAGGTCATTAAAAAAGTCATCACGGCCgctgaatataaattaaaaattttgcagAAGGTCACAAGTTTCAATCGCGGCCTAGTTATCAAGGAGTGGGAGCACAAAGTTCTGCGTATGAGGATGGATGACTTTTTCTCCGAGCTTCGGGATGTCAAGACCTTCGTTGTCACCAAAGACACGAGGGTGCTGCTGAGAAGGATGTTCGAGGGTTTGAAAGACGACAAAACTCCTCAGCAGCTTGCGAGGGAACTCGCGgcgattaaaaatactcatgacaaatttttaaagcaaGCCTTGGCGAGGGTTCGAGAGATTGAAGCCAAAGTCCAGGCCGTGAGAAAAGACAATCAGCGACTGGATAAAAAAATCACGCACATGAATGCGG